The proteins below are encoded in one region of Tiliqua scincoides isolate rTilSci1 chromosome 7, rTilSci1.hap2, whole genome shotgun sequence:
- the LOC136657532 gene encoding uncharacterized protein produces the protein MAVQGQMEVFDPAFPELWDNYAERLEFFLEARGITEAALKRATLLSVCGAATFEIAQSLVAPNELRTTSYRDIMTLLKSHFSPLPSRIARRHAFYKRNQAAGEPIPVFVAALRQLARRCEFHNLEESLLDKFCCGVRDIKLQQKLFAKEELTFQGALKEALSFEKAEGITEQLRPSLKPAVNHCEEAVSEGADRGEVLQIHREGLRRSNHHRVPASRLRVR, from the coding sequence ATGGCCGTTCAAGGACAGATGGAGGTATTTGACCCTGCATtccctgaactgtgggacaattATGCAGAacgtttggaattttttttagaagcaagaggaattactgaggctgctttgaaaagggcaactctgctaagtgtttgtggggctgcCACATTTGAAATTGCCCAAAGTTTGGTGGCACCAAATGAATTAAGGACTACTTCCTATAGAGAcattatgactcttttaaaaagtcatttttcaccTCTACCCTCTCGGATTGCACGGCGTCATGCCTTCTACAAAAGAAATCAGGCAGCTGGGGAGCCCATCCCTGTGTTCGTAGCTGCTCTTCGTCAGTTGGCACGGAGGTGTGAGTTCCATAATTTGGAGGAGTCACTCCTTGATAAATTTTGTTGTGGGGTAAGAGATATAAAACTACAGCAGAAGTTATTTGCAAAGGAGGAATtgaccttccaaggagctctcaaAGAAGCTTTGTCCTTCGAAAAAGCTGAGGGCATTACAGAACAATTACGTCCCTCCCTTAAGCCAGCTGTAAATCATTGTGAGGAGGCTGTTTCTGAAGGTGCCGATAGGGGAGAGGTGTTACAAATTCATCGAGAAGGACTGAGACGGAGTAACCATCATAGAGTACCAGCTTCCCGACTAAGGGTCCGGTAA